The Paenibacillus tianjinensis genome has a window encoding:
- a CDS encoding hemolysin family protein — protein sequence MSDPLPGILHVGLIILLVLFNGFFVSVEYAMVKVRSGRIESLIEEGSKRALAARNIVHNLDAYLSACQLGITLASLALGWLGEPAVATIVGPLVTSLGFGDAAVYVISLIIAFMFITVLHIVLGELAPKTIAVNKAEAVLLLTSGAMNVFYRIMYPFIWIVNGLARGLLRIFRLSPASELATAHTEEEIRIIMQESNKSGLIDNTEMTLVDNIFEFADTMAREIMIPRTEMICLNSHLSTEENLEIAFDGMRTRYPVCDGDKDHILGFIHIKDMIREQAPKYNELIRPILTVPESIQISALLKVMQRAKTQIAILIDEYGGTSGMVTLEDIMEEIVGEIQDEFDEERPGVEKLGEDEYSIDGLMLIEEINDLLGLHMETDDYDTIGGWMYSKLEVNPPQEGQTVEFDSHLFVVEETDNKRISRIKLLKMQFLTEEAGA from the coding sequence TTGAGCGACCCTTTACCCGGTATATTACATGTAGGTCTAATTATTTTGCTTGTGCTGTTTAACGGCTTTTTTGTTTCGGTCGAGTATGCAATGGTCAAGGTACGCAGTGGCCGCATTGAATCGCTGATTGAGGAAGGCAGCAAAAGAGCGCTCGCAGCTAGAAATATTGTACACAATCTGGATGCTTATCTGTCCGCCTGCCAGCTGGGCATCACGCTTGCCTCGCTTGCTCTGGGGTGGCTTGGAGAACCTGCAGTAGCCACGATTGTGGGGCCGCTTGTAACAAGCTTAGGCTTTGGCGATGCAGCCGTTTATGTGATTTCGCTGATTATTGCCTTTATGTTTATCACGGTTCTGCATATTGTCCTTGGAGAGCTTGCTCCCAAGACCATTGCGGTGAACAAAGCGGAAGCAGTACTTCTGCTAACCTCGGGAGCCATGAATGTATTCTACCGGATCATGTATCCGTTTATTTGGATCGTGAATGGATTGGCCCGGGGATTACTTCGCATTTTCCGCTTGTCACCGGCTTCGGAGCTGGCAACAGCGCACACCGAGGAAGAGATCCGTATTATCATGCAGGAGAGCAATAAGAGCGGGCTGATCGACAATACCGAAATGACACTGGTAGACAATATCTTTGAATTTGCTGATACCATGGCACGCGAGATCATGATTCCCCGGACTGAAATGATCTGTTTGAACAGCCATCTTTCTACTGAGGAGAACCTGGAAATTGCCTTTGATGGAATGAGAACCCGTTATCCGGTCTGCGACGGCGATAAAGATCACATTCTCGGATTCATTCATATTAAGGATATGATCCGTGAGCAGGCTCCGAAGTATAATGAATTGATTCGTCCTATTCTTACGGTTCCTGAATCGATCCAGATTAGTGCGCTTCTAAAGGTAATGCAGCGTGCCAAGACTCAAATTGCTATTCTGATTGATGAGTATGGCGGTACTTCGGGTATGGTTACCCTGGAAGACATTATGGAAGAGATTGTCGGAGAGATTCAGGATGAGTTCGATGAGGAACGTCCCGGCGTTGAGAAGCTGGGGGAGGATGAATATTCTATTGATGGTCTTATGCTGATTGAGGAAATTAATGACCTGCTGGGACTTCATATGGAGACGGATGACTATGATACAATCGGCGGCTGGATGTATTCCAAGCTGGAGGTTAATCCTCCGCAAGAAGGTCAGACTGTCGAATTTGATAGCCACCTGTTTGTGGTAGAGGAGACTGACAACAAACGGATTTCCCGGATTAAACTGTTGAAGATGCAATTTTTGACGGAGGAAGCCGGAGCGTAA
- the gerQ gene encoding spore coat protein GerQ, translating into MIGQPYRPVTYMMGSNASGGMMPAGSMGTMGTMGSMGTMGTPGTMGTMGTVPPQVTSGSPMTPTGTVMPTTAPVFEQSYIENIFRLNLGKIGTFYYTYENNKEWNAKIYKGVLEAAGRDHIIISDPATGQRTVLLMVNFDYATFDEPLVYQYPGVIGNPPTRNWR; encoded by the coding sequence ATGATAGGTCAACCTTACCGCCCCGTTACTTATATGATGGGCAGCAATGCTTCCGGTGGCATGATGCCAGCCGGGTCAATGGGAACTATGGGAACTATGGGATCAATGGGAACTATGGGAACTCCGGGTACAATGGGTACTATGGGAACTGTGCCGCCTCAAGTTACAAGCGGAAGTCCGATGACTCCGACTGGAACGGTAATGCCGACAACCGCCCCGGTCTTTGAACAATCCTATATCGAGAATATTTTCCGTCTTAACTTGGGTAAAATCGGTACTTTCTACTACACATATGAGAACAACAAAGAGTGGAATGCTAAGATATACAAAGGCGTTCTTGAAGCTGCCGGCCGTGATCACATCATTATCAGCGATCCTGCTACCGGTCAGCGGACCGTACTTCTGATGGTCAATTTCGATTACGCAACCTTCGATGAACCGCTTGTTTACCAATATCCAGGGGTCATAGGCAATCCGCCAACCCGCAACTGGCGTTAA
- a CDS encoding cell wall hydrolase, whose amino-acid sequence MAVIKANSEDVKVLARLMRAEAEEDGESGMLMVGNVGVNRILGNCLDFKNIRNVNDMVFQSPGGFEAPQKGYFYQRARDRDIRLARRAVGGERIRPASNALWFFRPVGDCPAQWYNQQNSGRYKAHCFFTPTAGDCPAVY is encoded by the coding sequence GTGGCCGTCATCAAAGCGAACTCAGAGGATGTGAAGGTGCTCGCGCGGCTTATGAGGGCTGAGGCTGAAGAGGATGGGGAATCGGGCATGCTGATGGTTGGCAATGTAGGTGTGAACCGGATTCTAGGCAATTGTCTGGACTTCAAAAACATTCGCAATGTGAATGATATGGTGTTCCAGAGTCCGGGCGGCTTCGAAGCCCCGCAGAAGGGATATTTCTATCAGCGGGCGCGGGATAGGGACATCCGCTTGGCCCGAAGAGCCGTAGGAGGCGAAAGAATCAGACCTGCATCAAATGCTTTATGGTTCTTCCGTCCTGTCGGTGACTGCCCAGCCCAGTGGTATAACCAGCAGAATAGCGGACGTTACAAAGCCCACTGCTTTTTCACCCCGACTGCTGGAGATTGCCCGGCTGTATACTAG
- a CDS encoding SDR family NAD(P)-dependent oxidoreductase, with protein MKYADKTVIVTGAGHGIGRAIAGAYAAEGANVVIAELNAALGQEAEEEIKRRGGSAEFVACDVSKEGQIIALVAHTASKYGTIDILINNAGIANAHTKTLYELSADEWDKVLNTNARSVFLATREAAKIMRKNAAGGAVVNLSSTRSLMSEPNTEAYAASKGAITALTHAMAVTLGEDGITVNCISPGWIETGDYAQLREIDHKQHPSGRVGRPEDIARACLYLTAPENNFITGAQLVIDGGMTRKMIYEP; from the coding sequence GTGAAATATGCAGATAAAACAGTTATTGTTACTGGTGCCGGTCATGGTATTGGCAGGGCAATTGCCGGAGCGTACGCTGCAGAAGGTGCAAATGTTGTTATTGCAGAGCTGAATGCAGCTCTTGGACAGGAAGCAGAGGAGGAGATCAAGCGAAGAGGCGGATCTGCGGAATTCGTAGCCTGTGATGTAAGTAAAGAAGGACAGATTATTGCCTTAGTCGCCCACACTGCCAGCAAATACGGTACTATCGATATCCTGATTAATAATGCAGGGATTGCCAATGCACACACTAAGACGCTCTACGAGCTCTCGGCGGACGAATGGGACAAGGTGCTTAATACGAATGCCCGGAGTGTTTTTCTGGCCACCCGTGAGGCAGCTAAAATCATGCGGAAGAATGCAGCAGGAGGTGCTGTTGTGAATCTGTCTTCCACCCGTTCGTTAATGTCTGAACCTAATACGGAAGCTTATGCGGCCTCCAAGGGAGCAATTACAGCCTTAACGCATGCCATGGCGGTCACATTAGGAGAGGATGGTATCACGGTGAACTGTATCAGCCCCGGCTGGATTGAGACCGGTGATTATGCGCAGCTGCGTGAGATTGACCATAAACAGCATCCTTCCGGACGGGTAGGCAGGCCGGAGGACATTGCCCGGGCCTGTCTTTATTTGACGGCGCCTGAGAATAATTTTATTACTGGCGCACAGCTAGTGATTGATGGAGGGATGACCCGTAAAATGATTTATGAACCCTAA
- a CDS encoding DUF2500 domain-containing protein — protein MGSDPSWMFDLTGTVIPIFLVVMIGIVAVSAGRALFQWSRNNSSPLLTIPARIVSKRSEVRQQQLQDESQTSRTSTTYYLTYEAQDGARMEFKVDGIEFGMSAEGDRGLLTYQGTRYHGFQRHPHYSTAE, from the coding sequence ATGGGCTCGGATCCTTCTTGGATGTTTGATCTTACCGGAACGGTGATACCGATTTTCCTCGTCGTGATGATTGGCATAGTTGCTGTATCTGCGGGCAGGGCACTGTTTCAATGGAGCCGCAACAACAGTTCACCCTTGCTGACTATCCCCGCCCGCATCGTCAGCAAACGCAGTGAAGTCCGCCAGCAGCAGCTTCAGGATGAGAGCCAGACCAGCCGGACCAGCACAACCTATTATTTAACCTATGAAGCTCAAGATGGTGCGCGGATGGAGTTTAAGGTGGACGGGATTGAATTTGGAATGAGTGCAGAAGGGGATAGAGGATTACTGACATACCAGGGAACAAGATACCATGGTTTTCAGCGGCATCCTCATTACTCTACTGCGGAATAG
- a CDS encoding pyridoxamine 5'-phosphate oxidase family protein, with protein sequence MTVPDFEIIQTEEELRTILGYPGELVKNKVIDILDGHCRQFISQSPLVMIATTDHEGRCDVSPRGDAPGFVLVLDDRHLVIPERPGNRRMDSLRNLLSNPRAGLIFMIPGLEETLRVNGRAYIVKDEKLLQQMESHGRNPLVGIVIEVEECYSHCAKAFKRSSLWNPESWMSKQNLPNIAQMIADHVKLPGMSADKVAESLNESYTKRLY encoded by the coding sequence ATGACGGTGCCTGACTTTGAGATTATCCAAACGGAAGAAGAATTGCGCACTATCCTCGGGTATCCGGGAGAACTTGTTAAAAACAAAGTGATTGATATTCTCGACGGGCATTGCCGGCAGTTTATCTCCCAGTCGCCGCTGGTAATGATAGCTACTACTGATCATGAGGGACGTTGTGATGTATCTCCCAGGGGTGACGCCCCGGGATTTGTACTTGTTCTGGATGACAGACATTTAGTTATTCCTGAACGGCCGGGCAACCGGAGAATGGATTCCCTTCGAAATCTGCTATCTAATCCTAGAGCTGGTCTTATCTTTATGATACCGGGCTTGGAAGAGACTCTGCGGGTGAATGGCCGCGCATATATCGTCAAGGACGAGAAGCTGCTGCAGCAAATGGAATCCCATGGCCGCAATCCGCTTGTCGGAATTGTGATAGAAGTAGAGGAGTGCTATAGTCACTGTGCCAAGGCATTCAAGCGTTCCAGCCTCTGGAACCCTGAATCATGGATGTCTAAACAGAATCTGCCGAATATTGCCCAGATGATCGCTGATCATGTGAAGCTTCCTGGTATGAGTGCAGACAAGGTAGCGGAGTCGTTGAACGAAAGCTATACTAAAAGGTTATATTAA
- a CDS encoding VPS10 domain-containing protein — protein MSSETTGFKLLRTAIAFLMILLILSACSSSPVPEPSQPPQPTEAPEEGQTITLITPGDAKNVTNDSAPKYQIQTRLTDFRLLNPSVGLAWGVTKNELRIYMTRDNGGTWANISPSANVQFLSNPVYGEEIFFTDPSNGWIIRSAFGMTETVVLRTKDGGRSWKVSSFPDSNTISSIYFNSPQTGWLMTSWDANATKESKALYVTADGGATWNMVMQNEQYNPNLPNNTIPMAGVITGMIFKDMNRGFVTLQTGALPKIYMTSDSGTTWNPGPEILVNEEWEGCDKVITGEPEFFGDDNTSGWLPVACQIDKKNSVTYNGYFTANGGDNWKFVNFALRSQTGINRHLPPVFLNAEVGWTLNGNLMYKTVNQGLTWTSLPASSVLQSKLLEYPEIVKLQFISDDVGWLLIQKEVDRRSILLQTTNGGVSWRVM, from the coding sequence TTGTCATCCGAAACAACAGGCTTCAAGCTTCTGAGAACAGCGATTGCTTTTCTCATGATCCTGCTGATCCTCTCGGCCTGCTCTTCATCCCCGGTGCCTGAGCCATCCCAGCCCCCACAGCCGACGGAAGCGCCGGAAGAGGGGCAGACGATAACCCTGATTACACCTGGTGATGCCAAGAACGTGACGAATGATAGTGCACCTAAATATCAAATTCAGACCCGGCTGACTGATTTCCGGCTGTTGAATCCATCGGTGGGTCTGGCCTGGGGCGTCACCAAAAATGAGCTGCGGATCTATATGACCAGGGATAACGGCGGGACATGGGCTAATATATCACCGTCTGCCAATGTGCAGTTCCTGTCCAATCCGGTTTACGGCGAAGAGATTTTTTTCACGGATCCGAGTAACGGCTGGATTATCCGCAGCGCATTTGGCATGACAGAGACAGTGGTGCTGCGTACAAAAGATGGCGGCCGGAGCTGGAAAGTGTCTTCCTTTCCTGATTCTAATACCATATCATCTATTTATTTTAATTCCCCGCAGACCGGCTGGCTGATGACCTCCTGGGATGCGAATGCCACCAAGGAGAGCAAGGCTTTGTACGTTACAGCGGACGGCGGAGCAACCTGGAATATGGTAATGCAGAACGAGCAGTATAATCCGAATCTGCCTAACAATACTATTCCTATGGCAGGGGTTATCACTGGAATGATATTTAAGGATATGAACCGAGGATTTGTGACACTCCAGACGGGTGCGCTGCCCAAAATTTATATGACCAGTGATAGCGGAACAACCTGGAATCCGGGACCTGAAATTCTGGTAAATGAAGAATGGGAAGGCTGCGATAAGGTCATTACCGGAGAACCCGAGTTTTTCGGTGATGATAACACCTCCGGCTGGCTGCCGGTAGCCTGTCAAATTGATAAAAAAAACAGCGTTACCTATAATGGTTATTTTACAGCGAATGGTGGAGACAACTGGAAATTTGTGAATTTTGCACTCCGCAGCCAGACTGGAATCAACCGCCATCTTCCTCCCGTTTTTTTAAATGCCGAGGTCGGCTGGACCCTGAATGGAAATCTGATGTACAAAACAGTAAACCAGGGTTTGACATGGACGTCACTGCCTGCTAGCAGTGTACTGCAATCCAAACTGCTGGAATATCCGGAGATTGTGAAGCTCCAGTTCATCTCAGACGATGTAGGCTGGCTTCTAATCCAAAAAGAAGTGGACCGCAGATCGATTCTGCTGCAGACAACCAATGGAGGAGTCAGCTGGCGGGTGATGTAG
- a CDS encoding APC family permease, with protein MDLFRKKPLVAPLSDNAGNLSKTLGAFDLTTLGVGAIIGTGIFVMTGVAAAQHAGPGLVLSFVLAGFACVLSALCYSEFASTLPVSGSAYAYSYVSFGELLAWILGWDLVLEYGVAAAAVSSGWSGYFQGLLDGFGVHLPTALSGAYNADKGTFINLPAVIIILLISYLLTRGVKETARFNAIMVVIKLSVVLLFIFTGVFYVKPENWTPFLPFGFQGVVNGAATVFFAYIGFDALSTAAEEVKRPQRDLPIGIISSLAICTVLYITVSLVLTGIVPYQSLNVSDPVSFALRFVNQNTIAGLISIGAIAGMTTVLLVLLFGQTRLLFAISRDGLLPEILSKVNAKTHTPVRSTWVVGGIIAVLTGFVPLDRLANLTSIGTLFAFLVVSLGVIVLRRTHPDLKRGFRVPWVPFIPLLSAAACGYLMYNLGRETWIGFILWLIIGLLIYWLYGYKHSKLNRK; from the coding sequence ATGGATTTATTCCGCAAAAAACCGCTGGTTGCACCTCTTAGTGACAATGCCGGCAACCTCAGCAAAACCTTAGGGGCATTTGATCTCACTACACTCGGTGTAGGAGCGATTATAGGCACCGGCATTTTTGTTATGACAGGAGTTGCAGCTGCACAGCATGCCGGGCCCGGACTGGTATTATCCTTTGTACTGGCCGGATTCGCCTGTGTGCTTTCAGCACTCTGTTATTCAGAGTTCGCCTCTACACTTCCGGTATCCGGGAGCGCTTATGCTTACAGCTATGTTTCTTTTGGCGAACTGCTGGCCTGGATCCTGGGCTGGGATCTGGTACTCGAATATGGAGTTGCGGCTGCGGCGGTTAGCAGCGGTTGGTCCGGGTATTTCCAGGGACTCCTGGATGGTTTCGGAGTACATTTGCCCACAGCGCTCTCCGGGGCTTATAATGCGGACAAAGGAACTTTTATTAATTTACCCGCTGTGATTATTATTTTGCTAATTTCTTATTTATTAACCCGCGGGGTCAAAGAAACAGCCCGGTTCAATGCTATTATGGTTGTCATTAAGTTATCTGTGGTGCTTCTGTTCATCTTTACCGGCGTGTTCTACGTGAAACCGGAAAACTGGACACCATTTCTTCCGTTTGGCTTCCAAGGGGTTGTGAATGGGGCAGCCACCGTATTTTTTGCCTATATCGGCTTTGATGCCCTGTCAACTGCAGCTGAGGAGGTCAAACGTCCGCAGCGGGATTTACCGATTGGTATTATTTCTTCGCTTGCGATCTGTACGGTTCTCTATATTACTGTTTCCCTGGTACTGACCGGTATTGTTCCCTACCAGAGCCTGAATGTAAGTGATCCGGTTTCCTTCGCATTGCGTTTCGTAAATCAGAATACGATTGCCGGATTAATCTCAATTGGCGCTATTGCCGGTATGACAACGGTTCTGCTCGTATTGCTGTTTGGCCAGACCCGGCTCTTGTTTGCCATCTCACGGGACGGGCTGCTGCCGGAGATTTTATCCAAGGTCAATGCGAAGACTCATACACCTGTACGCAGCACCTGGGTGGTCGGAGGGATTATCGCGGTATTGACCGGCTTTGTCCCACTCGACCGGCTGGCTAATCTGACCAGTATCGGTACACTCTTTGCGTTTCTGGTCGTATCACTCGGTGTTATTGTGCTGCGCCGGACTCACCCAGACCTTAAAAGAGGCTTTAGAGTACCATGGGTACCGTTCATCCCACTGCTAAGTGCAGCAGCCTGCGGGTATTTGATGTATAATTTGGGCAGAGAGACTTGGATCGGCTTTATCCTTTGGCTGATTATCGGCCTGCTGATTTATTGGCTGTACGGATACAAACACAGTAAGTTGAATCGAAAATAA
- a CDS encoding LysE family translocator: MFTISTLFLFIGAAVLLILIPGPDLIFAVTQGITNGRRAGVYTAAGLALGNTVHTLAAALGLSIIVTTSPVLFTVFKIAGAVYLFNLAFKSLKYRKTAMVLQAGEKKDKRVLLRKGLLMNILNPKVAIFFLTFLPQFVNYDHGFVPLQMVVLGLVFIILTFLIFGLLAYFAGAFSSKFLEKPRMQEGANLAAGVIFVGLGIKLLTTSP; this comes from the coding sequence ATGTTTACGATATCCACCTTGTTTTTGTTTATTGGAGCCGCAGTGCTGCTGATTTTGATTCCTGGACCGGATCTTATTTTTGCCGTGACTCAGGGGATTACGAATGGACGCAGGGCGGGAGTTTATACAGCTGCCGGTCTGGCACTGGGAAACACGGTACATACACTGGCCGCTGCACTTGGGCTCTCGATCATTGTGACTACGTCACCGGTGCTTTTTACGGTTTTCAAGATTGCCGGGGCGGTTTATTTGTTCAATTTGGCTTTTAAATCCCTAAAGTACCGCAAAACGGCAATGGTACTGCAGGCAGGAGAGAAGAAAGACAAGCGTGTACTGCTGCGGAAAGGACTCTTGATGAATATCCTCAATCCGAAGGTAGCGATTTTCTTTCTCACCTTTCTGCCGCAATTTGTGAATTATGATCATGGCTTTGTACCGCTGCAAATGGTAGTGCTGGGACTGGTCTTCATTATTCTGACTTTTTTGATTTTTGGACTGCTTGCATATTTTGCAGGTGCATTCAGCAGTAAGTTTTTGGAGAAGCCCCGGATGCAGGAGGGCGCCAATCTTGCTGCCGGAGTTATTTTTGTAGGGCTGGGCATCAAATTGCTGACTACCTCGCCCTAG
- a CDS encoding L-lactate dehydrogenase encodes MAPPFKPNRVVVIGTGAVGTTTAYTLLLRRRMQELVLIDVNHQKALGEALDMNHGMPFVGGVKLWAGTYEDCREADIIIVTAGASQKPGETRIDLLRKNISIFKDIIQKITKYNQHAILLIATNPVDILAYATLKISGFDRRRVIGSGTVLDSARFRYLIGKHKEIDPRSIHGQIIGEHGDSELPVWSLSNVAGIDLGFDEAERQEIFEDTKNAAYEIIDAKGSTSYAIALALDRIVVSILDNEGAVLNVSTLLNNYNGVSDVFLGAPCVVDRSGVREVLDLPLSEEEQALFRKSGEKLKAEISKLEL; translated from the coding sequence ATGGCCCCCCCATTCAAGCCCAATCGTGTCGTGGTTATCGGCACAGGTGCAGTAGGAACGACAACTGCTTATACCCTGCTTCTACGCAGACGCATGCAAGAATTGGTACTCATAGATGTTAATCATCAGAAAGCACTTGGTGAAGCACTGGACATGAACCACGGCATGCCTTTTGTCGGCGGTGTGAAGCTATGGGCAGGTACCTACGAAGATTGCCGGGAAGCGGATATTATCATTGTAACCGCCGGTGCATCCCAAAAGCCTGGTGAGACCCGAATCGATCTTCTGCGCAAAAACATCTCGATCTTTAAAGACATCATTCAAAAAATTACGAAATACAACCAGCACGCCATTCTGCTGATTGCAACGAACCCGGTCGATATCCTGGCTTACGCCACCCTGAAAATCAGCGGCTTCGACCGCAGACGTGTCATCGGTTCCGGTACAGTGCTCGATAGTGCACGTTTCCGTTATCTGATCGGAAAGCATAAAGAAATCGATCCGCGCAGTATTCACGGTCAAATTATCGGTGAACATGGAGATTCCGAGCTTCCGGTATGGAGCTTGTCCAATGTCGCCGGAATTGATCTCGGGTTCGACGAAGCCGAACGCCAGGAAATCTTCGAAGACACCAAGAATGCAGCTTACGAAATTATCGATGCCAAAGGCTCTACTTCTTACGCAATTGCGCTGGCACTTGACCGTATTGTCGTCTCTATCCTGGACAATGAAGGTGCTGTGCTCAACGTGTCCACCCTGCTCAACAACTATAACGGGGTTTCAGATGTATTCCTGGGTGCACCATGTGTAGTTGACCGCTCAGGTGTACGAGAAGTCCTTGATTTGCCGCTCAGTGAGGAAGAACAGGCATTGTTCCGGAAATCGGGAGAAAAACTCAAGGCGGAAATCTCCAAGCTTGAATTGTAA